One genomic region from Vicia villosa cultivar HV-30 ecotype Madison, WI unplaced genomic scaffold, Vvil1.0 ctg.000700F_1_1, whole genome shotgun sequence encodes:
- the LOC131630580 gene encoding uncharacterized protein LOC131630580 has product MPPKLTNPTPKDIEDTLQATNQRIENLISTHENLESSMEANNQAVALQLGQIHNNHTTLETTMNNNFAALTTLMTQQFAAMNATAAVSRSNPTSPHTSTTRSTHIPTTTLTATPISTPLAATRPNLSNPIPSSPQIHSTLISTQLYSPPPPPPPPFTLPFSTLHSSNSAFSPYSTSFTNPFPPNYIQPPQILTQPQTLLHTSFPQTSNIPQPSLFATYPYPNIPPHQSQYTNPPPPNSGFRHPKIELSYFDGTDALEWLFQAEQFFAFYSIPYENRLPMAAFYMKGDALGWYKWMFQSNELTTWEAFSKALELRFGPSTYENHQAQLFKLRQHGSVTEYQASFEKLGNRVVGLPPDAILNCFISGLIPEIRNELAVQRPHSITHAIGLAKLIEAKLKDSKPRFKSPSYSAPTQSTYPKQPYNQSPTAAVPKPLTVSQPPTNMGRFPIRRITPAQQDERRAKGLCFNCDEKFIPGHRCTNGKFLLLMIDDDVSPTANENPVEITQPTEVECDNSELEETYFQLSPQAACGQFSPKTLKFKDLIDGLVVTVLIDTGSTHNILQPRIATHLKIPNTPIPNFSVMVGNGSKLECSGLCSKVPITLQDHLFFIPFYLIPIEGADVVLGMEWLRTLGPIVADFSIPEISFTYEDKNLTIQGDTNQTPTPSTFTQLCHLLHTDSVASMHLLIYQPTNDSTIINPNSYPANLPNNTQPEIANLIKSYPTVFQPPHGLPPSRPHDHHIPLNPNTAPINVRPYRYPHSQKEAMTTLIHEMLAEGIIKPSTSPFSSPVLLVRKKDGSWRFCVDYRALNAATIRDRFPIPTIDELFDELGSATLFTKIDLRSGYHQIRVVPEDTHKTAFRTFDGHYEFLVMPFGLTNAPSTFQSAMNDLLRPYLRRFVLVFFYDILIYSNSYSDHLLHLTLILDLLASNKFVAKLSKCVFAVPKVDYLGHVISFNGVTPDPDKIQAILEWPAPRSLTQLRGFLGLTGFYRRFVRHYATLAAPLTDLLRFTKFTWSTEAESAFTNLKKIMTETPVLALPDFSKTFVVETDASAVAIGAVLSQSGHPLAFFSKKMCQRLQAASVYVREMYAIYEAVKKWRQYLVGRHFHIFTDQKSLENLLVQTIQTPEQKKWAAKLQGFSFEIFYKPGKTNSVADALSRRHTEEHAFMFAISSTVPIFISQLQQYYANNMKGKDLIKKYQNDKKMQSLFQYRQGLLYFKDRIFLPDDLEFRASILKECHSTPSAGHSGLKPTLSRISATFLWPGLHKDVKSFVRCCSSCQQNKYLTSKKQGLIQPLEIPKQVWEDLSMDFITHLPKSFGHSVIWVICDRLSKFAHFVALPSKFSAIDLARRFSVEICRLHGIPKTIVSDKDPIFLSTFWKELFRVQGTTLKYSTAYHPETDGQTEVLNRCLETYLRCFTSDNPRQWFKYLHLAEFWHNSCFHSAIKMTPFEALYGRPPPAIKDYVKGFSTVPLLDSTLHQRQTILNTLKINLNRSQKIMQDQANKKRRDCTFTTGDLVLLRLQPYRQTSVHRRTSQKLSKRYYGPFPVLRKIGPVAYELQLPSSSKIHPVFHVSQLRSFHPQALQARPIPLPENVRENEEEGVDTGFDSEGEVRQVNNVTKRDVWDSNSVQDSLQKRGENEVAQENIEVRSDSEARDVSNTPTSFSKTLKYKPSAPPFSPTSQKDLEGHAKFPPLDAITPKSGPSTNIGSSSHSTRAPPVTPLTLSKPANPCAPSCKVSATLNAPLPKTSFQTRFHSSPHTPSLSPPLDLQRSSLLHHKVDTRAAVSVPTTQLDPTTTANPTFTHSRDIIAIPYSGPGLPRHFSNLEDKVLIGMDSSDRPNRIVKKPTWQQDYIMD; this is encoded by the coding sequence ATGCCTCCCAAACTCACAAATCCTACCCCCAAAGACATAGAGGACACTCTCCAAGCCACAAACCAGCGGATTGAAAACCTTATATCTACCCATGAAAACCTTGAATCCTCCATGGAAGCTAATAATCAAGCTGTAGCATTACAGCTAGGCCAGATCCACAACAACCACACAACGTTAGAAACAACTATGAACAACAATTTTGCTGCACTTACAACCCTCATGACTCAACAATTTGCTGCTATGAATGCAACTGCTGCTGTCTCTAGATCTAACCCTACCTCACCACACACATCTACAACCAGATCTACACATATTCCCACCACTACCCTTACAGCTACACCTATATCTACCCCTCTAGCAGCCACACGCCCTAATTTAAGTAACCCTATACCCTCTTCCCCCCAAATCCACTCCACCCTCATCTCAACCCAACTTTactcaccaccaccaccacctccaccacCCTTCACCCTCCCTTTCTCTACCCTCCACTCTTCAAATTCTgcattttccccttattcaaccAGCTTCACAAACCCATTTCCACCTAATTATATCCAGCCACCTCAAATTTTAACACAACCCCAAACCCTCCTTCACACCTCTTTTCCCCAAACCAGCAACATCCCACAGCCCTCCCTTTTTGCCACATACCCATATCCCAACATTCCACCTCATCAAAGCCAATACACAAACCCCCCACCACCAAATTCAGGTTTTAGACATCCAAAAATTGAATTGAGTTATTTTGATGGTACAGATGCATTGGAGTGGCTTTTTCAAGCTGAACAATTCTTTGCTTTCTATAGCATCCCTTATGAAAATCGTTTGCCCATGGCAGCTTTTTATATGAAAGGAGATGCTCTTGGTTGGTATAAATGGATGTTTCAAAGTAATGAACTTACTACGTGGGAAGCTTTTTCAAAAGCTTTGGAATTACGTTTTGGTCCTTCGACGTATGAAAACCATCAAGCCCAATTATTTAAACTTAGACAGCATGGTTCAGTTACTGAATACCAAGCCAGCTTTGAGAAACTAGGAAACCGTGTGGTTGGATTACCCCCAGATGCaatattaaattgttttatttctggTTTGATTCCGGAAATCCGTAATGAATTAGCCGTACAGCGCCCACATTCTATTACCCATGCTATTGGCTTAGCAAAACTTATTGAGGCAAAGCTAAAAGATTCCAAACCCAGGTTCAAAAGCCCAAGCTACTCAGCACCTACCCAATCCACCTACCCAAAGCAACCTTATAACCAATCACCTACAGCAGCTGTCCCTAAACCCCTTACTGTTTCTCAGCCACCCACTAACATGGGCCGCTTCCCAATACGTCGAATTACTCCTGCACAGCAGGATGAACGTCGTGCCAAGGGATTATGTTTTAATTGCGATGAAAAGTTCATTCCAGGTCATCGATGTACAAATGGTAAATTCTTGTTACtcatgattgatgatgatgtttcTCCTACTGCCAATGAGAATCCTGTTGAGATCACTCAGCCTACAGAAGTGGAATGTGACAACTCAGAATTAGAGGAGACTTATTTCCAACTGTCCCCACAAGCTGCATGTGGTCAATTTTCACCTAAGACATTAAAATTCAAGGATTTAATTGATGGGTTAGTTGTAACAGTTCTAATAGACACAGGAAGCACTCATAACATTCTGCAACCCAGGATTGCTACCCACCTCAAAATACCAAACACTCCAATTCCAAATTTTTCTGTCATGGTGGGAAATGGCTCTAAGTTAGAATGTTCCGGTTTGTGCTCAAAGGTTCCAATAACACTCCAAGATCACTTATTTTTTATACCTTTTTACTTGATTCCAATTGAAGGAGCTGATGTAGTATTGGGAATGGAATGGTTACGCACACTTGGCCCAATCGTTGCAGATTTCTCCATTCCCGAAATATCATTCACTTATGAAGATAAAAATCTTACTATTCAAGGTGACACAAATCAGACTCCAACACCCTCCACTTTCACCCAACTCTGTCACCTTTTGCACACTGATTCTGTTGCTTCCATGCACCTCCTAATTTACCAACCAACCAATGACTCAACCATTATTAACCCAAACTCATATCCAGCAAACCTACCCAACAACACACAACCAGAAATAGCTAATCTCATCAAATCCTACCCAACAGTTTTCCAGCCCCCTCATGGTTTACCTCCTAGCCGCCCACATGACCACCACATCCCTCTAAACCCCAATACTGCTCCAATCAACGTTCGCCCCTATCGCTATCCACACTCCCAAAAGGAAGCAATGACTACCCTAATTCATGAAATGCTTGCTGAAGGCATTATCAAACCTAGCACTAGCCCTTTTTCCTCACCCGTGCTCTTAGTTCGCAAAAAAGATGGCTCATGGCGTTTTTGCGTTGATTATCGTGCCCTAAATGCAGCAACTATCCGCGACCGATTTCCCATACCCACAATCGATGAACTATTTGATGAGTTGGGTTCTGCTACTTTGTTTACAAAGATTGACCTAAGGTCAGGCTACCATCAAATTAGGGTTGTACCTGAAGACACTCATAAGACGGCATTTAGAACCTTTGATGGGCACTACgagtttttggtgatgccatTTGGCCTAACTAATGCTCCTAGTACTTTTCAATCGGCGATGAATGACCTCTTACGACCTTATTTGAGACGGTTTGttcttgttttcttttatgatatCTTAATTTACAGCAATTCCTATTCTGATCATTTACTTCATTTAACTTTGATTTTAGACCTACTTGCTTCAAATAAGTTTGTTGCAAAACTTTCTAAGTGTGTTTTTGCAGTTCCTAAGGTCGATTATCTAGGTCACGTCATTTCTTTTAATGGAGTTACCCCTGATCCTGACAAAATACAAGCAATTTTAGAATGGCCAGCGCCACGTTCACTCACGCAACTTAGGGGATTTTTGGGCCTCACCGGTTTTTACAGACGTTTTGTCCGCCACTACGCCACACTCGCCGCTCCTCTCACCGATTTATTGCGTTTCACTAAGTTTACATGGAGTACAGAAGCTGAGAGTGCttttacaaatttaaaaaaaatcatgacgGAAACCCCAGTTTTAGCTCTTCCAGACTTCAGCAAGACGTTTGTTGTAGAAACTGATGCATCTGCGGTTGCCATTGGTGCTGTTCTCTCACAATCTGGTCACCCCTTGGCATTCTTCAGCAAGAAAATGTGTCAACGGTTACAGGCAGCTTCTGTCTACGTTAGGGAAATGTACGCAATATATGAGGCAGTCAAAAAATGGCGCCAGTACCTGGTAGGAAGACATTTTCATATTTTTACAGATCAGAAAAGTCTCGAGAATCTTTTAGTACAAACAATCCAAACCCCAGAACAAAAAAAATGGGCGGCAAAACTACAAGGTTTCAGTTTCGAAATATTTTACAAACCTGGCAAAACCAACAGTGTAGCTGATGCCTTGAGTAGACGCCATACAGAGGAGCATGCCTTCATGTTTGCAATCTCATCCACAGTTCCAATCTTCATCTCCCAACTCCAACAATACTATGCAAACAACATGAAAGGAAAGGACCTGATTAAAAAGTACCAAAATGACAAAAAGATGCAGTCACTCTTTCAATACAGACAGGGTCTACTTTATTTTAAAGATCGCATATTTTTACCTGACGATCTGGAATTTAGAGCATCGATTCTCAAAGAGTGTCACAGTACTCCATCTGCAGGGCATTCAGGTTTGAAACCAACTCTGTCTCGCATTTCAGCTACCTTTCTGTGGCCGGGCCTACACAAAGATGTCAAGAGCTTTGTGCGCTGTTGCTCCTCTTGCCAACAGAACAAATACCTGACATCAAAGAAACAAGGGTTAATACAACCTTTAGAAATACCAAAACAGGTTTGGGAAGACTTATCCATGGATTTCATCACCCACCTCCCCAAGTCTTTCGGCCACTCTGTTATTTGGGTTATTTGTGACAGACTTTCAAAGTTTGCACACTTCGTTGCCTTACCATCCAAGTTCTCGGCCATTGATTTAGCAAGGCGGTTTTCCGTTGAGATCTGTAGACTGCACGGGATTCCGAAAACGATCGTGTCCGACAAAGATCCAATATTCTTGAGCACTTTCTGGAAGGAGCTTTTTCGAGTGCAAGGAACAACCCTAAAATACAGTACAGCGTATCATCCTGAGACGGACGGCCAAACAGAGGTTTTAAATAGATGTTTAGAAACATACCTGCGGTGTTTTACAAGTGATAATCCCAGACAGTGGTTCAAATATCTGCACTTGGCCGAGTTTTGGCATAACTCTTGTTTCCACTCCGCAATCAAAATGACGCCTTTTGAAGCCCTGTATGGTCGACCACCACCAGCCATTAAGGATTATGTAAAAGGGTTTTCCACCGTGCCGTTACTTGATTCAACACTGCATCAAAGACAAACCATCCTCAATacactaaaaataaatttgaaccGCAGTCAAAAAATTATGCAAGATCAGGCAAACAAAAAACGTAGAGACTGTACCTTCACCACCGGCGACCTGGTTTTACTGAGATTGCAACCTTATCGTCAAACCTCTGTTCATCGCAGGACCTCTCAGAAGCTTTCAAAGAGATATTACGGCCCTTTCCCTGTGTTACGCAAAATAGGCCCGGTCGCTTATGAGCTACAACTGCCATCTTCTTCTAAGATCCATCCTGTTTTCCATGTTTCTCAGCTGAGATCTTTCCATCCTCAAGCCCTACAAGCTAGACCAATTCCCCTACCGGAGAATGTTAGAGAGAACGAAGAAGAAGGTGTTGACACGGGTTTTGATTCAGAAGGAGAGGTGAGGCAAGTGAATAACGTGACGAAAAGGGATGTTTGGGACTCTAATAGTGTTCAAGACTCTTTGCAGAAAAGGGGAGAGAATGAAGTGGCTCAAGAAAATATTGAAGTTCGAAGTGATTCTGAGGCAAGAGATGTATCTAATACTCCAACTAGTTTTTCTAAGACTTTGAAGTACAAGCCAAGTGCACCTCCTTTTTCTCCAACGTCTCAAAAGGACCTAGAAGGCCACGCCAAATTTCCACCGTTGGATGCTATCACACCCAAATCCGGACCATCCACCAACATTGGATCCTCTTCTCATTCAACCCGGGCCCCACCTGTCACTCCCCTCACGCTCTCCAAACCGGCAAACCCATGTGCTCCCAGCTGTAAAGTTTCTGCTACACTAAATGCTCCACTGCCCAAGACAAGCTTTCAAACACGCTTCCACAGTTCTCCACACACGCCTTCCCTTTCCCCACCGTTGGATCTCCAACGTTCTTCCTTGCTTCACCATAAAGTTGACACGCGTGCTGCTGTTTCTGTTCCCACAACACAGCTGGATCCTACTACCACGGCTAACCCTACTTTCACTCATTCACGTGACATTATTGCAATCCCTTACAGTGGGCCGGGTCTTCCAAGACATTTCtctaaccttgaggacaaggttctcaTTGGGATGGATAGTAGTGATAGGCCCAACAGAATTGTGAAGAAGCCCACATGGCAGCAAGATTATATTATGGATTAA